The proteins below come from a single Aegilops tauschii subsp. strangulata cultivar AL8/78 chromosome 6, Aet v6.0, whole genome shotgun sequence genomic window:
- the LOC141026246 gene encoding protein FAR1-RELATED SEQUENCE 5-like, whose translation MDGLAPDNIITDQDWGMAQSIENIFPTSVHRRCRWHIMKKAQEKLGGLVGRNPGLSKDFNDIVDFSFTPGEFETKWTGLKDKWPFIAGTHFDKLYEYRATWSTQRSEGFNAVLKRYVNPHNSVLNFVKQYEKIQTHVLVREGGNDYRTDHLEVELWYDFPIEKQAYEAYTRDIYLKFRTEFELIGKYNVCLHGASLFELYPNKEGWVANYGSISYYVTAEVEAGDYKCDCSKMSKDGMLCCHILKKFKHIGVDAIPAQYILRRWTQQAIPGAAPSIEAEPDEMPPQWKKLVRQANLSMDFASLARVASGCT comes from the exons ATGGATGGTCTAGCACCAGACAACATAATCACTGACCAAGATTGGGGGATGGCACAATCCATTGAAAACATCTTCCCTACTTCTGTGCATCGTCGATGTCGGTGGCACATAATGAAGAAGGCTCAGGAAAAACTTGGTGGCTTAGTTGGAAGGAACCCAGGATTGTCAAAAGATTTCAATGATATAGTTGACTTTAGCTTCACTCCAGGAGAATTTGAGACAAAATGGACAGGCTTGAAGGATAAGTGGCCGTTTATTGCTGGAACCCACTTTGATAAGCTGTATGAGTACCGGGCAACATGG TCTACCCAGCGCAGCGAAGGATTCAATGCAGTTCTTAAGCGTTATGTGAACCCGCACAACTCTGTGTTGAACTTTGTTAAGCAGTATGAGAAAATACAGACACATGTGCTTGTCCGTGAGGGCGGAAATGACTATAGGACAGACCACTTGGAGGTTGAGTTGTGGTATGATTTCCCAATCGAGAAACAAGCCTATGAAGCCTACACTAGGGACATTTACCTCAAGTTCCGAACCGAGTTTGAACTGATTGGGAAATACAATGTTTGTCTGCATGGTGCTAGTTTGTTTGAGCTTTATCCAAACAAAGAAGGATGGGTTGCTAATTATGGTTCTATAAGCTATTATGTGACAGCAGAAGTCGAAGCTGGGGACTACAAATGTGACTGTTCCAAGATGTCCAAAGATGGAATGTTGTGTTGCCATATTTTGAAAAAATTTAAACACATTGGTGTCGATGCAATTCCTGCCCAATACATACTGAGAAGGTGGACACAGCAAGCAATACCAGGTGCTGCACCTTCTATTGAGGCAGAGCCGGATGAGATGCCACCGCAATGGAAGAAGCTAGTCCGTCAAGCGAACTTGTCAATGGATTTTGCTAGTCTAGCTCGAGTTGCTTCTGGGTGCACATGA